Below is a window of Apodemus sylvaticus chromosome 5, mApoSyl1.1, whole genome shotgun sequence DNA.
gggacgcTGCTGGAAGCAggcaaggacagcctgggctctgAGTCACTGTGGCTTCTCTGGGCAAAGGCTGACCTTAGACCTGCTCTCCTGGGGAGATGTGAGGAGAGCAGGGACAGGGCAGGGCCTGAGCAAGCTGGCAGGGAGGCCAGCACTGCCAAGGGTGGAGGCTGCCTGTTTCCCTGGGATCAGGACTGGGTGCggaaggacagagaagcagggcaGCAATGTCTGGGAGCCCGAGGGCGGGCCTGGGGTTCTGCGCTGACCTTCAGAGCCCGCAGAAGCTGGCTGCAGCGTTCAATGCGTGCGATGTCAAACAGCAGGTTGATGGCCCTGGAAGTGATCTCGGGCCGGTGCTCTGTGTAGGCCTCGATGGCGTTCAGCACCTGCTCTTCATTTTTGTCACCACTTACCTAGTGATGGGACACGACAGGACAAGTCAGGAGGGGCCAGGTAATGGGACCCCGACTCAGTGCTATGCGGTACctggcctcctcctccccaccctgcctcTTACTTTGTAGGCTGGAATGTGCGTGAGACGGCACAAGGAGGTCTCAAAGAGCCCAAGGAACTGCAGTGGTCTCTTCAGAGCCCGGAAAGGCATGATGCTGCTCTTGGACGGCTCCGTGCTAGGGAAAGAGCACGCTAGAGTTGGCGCCTGACTGGATCTAGCCTGGGCTCCCCACACACTAGGTATTCCACCCACGGAGAAACAATGGCTTCTAATTTCATCCTGTCCCTGCCCAACCCACTGTGGAGCTGAGCCTGGCCTTCAACCCTGCTGCTCCTACCCCATCTCTCAGGTGCTGGGGTCCAGGCGCAGGCTTCCATGCCTGCTTTATGTTGTGTCAGCATCAAAGTCAGAGCTCTGTACACTGGAGCTACAGTCCCTGCTCTCACTTCTTGGTGGAAGTGTGGGAGGGCACAGAGGAGAACTCGGACTGGGAGCCGCCACCACCCTTTGAAAGGTACCACCTGTCATTCTAACAGGGACACAGTTCACTAACAGGCAAGGAGAGGTTCCTTTGCCATCCAAAACTAACCACGGCGGAGCGAGGCTGGAGGCTGGTCACAGTGGCTGGGCTGGAAAGAGGTCTTAGATCCCAGTCACAGAGGCTCGGATCAGCCACGGCACGCCTATGAAACAGCAGTAGCCCTGGCCTGCTGGTCCCCACCATCCCACCTTGCCTGGTGCGGTTTGTTTCTTAGGCACTCAACCTATGGCTCCCAGGTCTTCAGTGATTCAGACCCATCCCATGCTGCAACAAACTCAGGCGGCTCCGGGCTGTCCTGAGTGTGCACTTTCCCAGCCAGTGCCCAGATGACTTTCCTTTCCTGTCAGCTCACACGGGGGCACAACAGGCAGGGCCTGGTGCGTgcactctctctcccctctctctccgtccatccttccttcctgttagtttattgagtgtgtgtgtgtgtgtgtgtgcttgtgcatgcttGGGTGCTCACACTCGTGTGGAAACCAGCAGATGGGTGGAGGAGTGGGTGCAGGGACAGACAGCAGGCTGTCAGATTTGGTGACAAGCATCTTAATATGCCAAGGCATCACACTGGCCCTTGCTGCCTTCTTTTTGGTAGACGATTATTTAACTTTGTggggtatgggtgttttgcctggatATGATATACGTTGTACTCtccgtgtgtgcctggtgcctgcagaggccatgaggatgtcaggtctcctggaactagacttacagacaggttgtgagcctccatgtgggtactgggacttAAACCCCAGGCCCTATAGAAGAACAACAAGAGTtctaaactgctgagccttctGTCTAGCTACCCCACTCACTTTTGAagctatgcagccctggctggcctcaaacccacagagatgaACATGCCCTGTCTCTGGTTTACTACGATTGAAAGTGTGATTACCACACCAGCCTCACTAACCTGCACAGTACTTGGCACAGGGCTTGCTCAGGGCTTGGTGAGTGGCATTCTCCCAGTGACAGAGCTATTAGGTACCCACCTTGTCTGCCCTGCCTCCTCATCTGACTTGGAGATGCTGCAGTTCTCTAGGATCATGTGACCAGAGATGTCCAGTGACATCAGGTTCCCCAGCTTCTGCACCAGGAGGCTGAGAACCTTCCGAGTGAGCTTGAACTTGTAGTAGCTGGAGAGGCGGTCCCGGGAGATGTCCAGGTGGCTGGAGGTCAGGGGGCACAGGTCAGAAGCTCTCAGGCCACAGCAGGGAAGGGCCCATGCCCACCACAGCTTCTCCAGCAAAGTCTGGAGAACACCCTGCTGGGCCTTGGGTGCCCTAAATCGCCCTCGACTAGCTCCAGTGTGGTCTAAGGGGcgggctctcccccccccccccgcacggGCTCCCTGCTGTGAGCACACCTATCTTTtatcctctgcttcctccccCTCTAAGTCCTGCCCTGGTTGCGAGTGGACAGCTCACCGCAGCTTGTGCAGCTGGACAATGACACGGATGTGGTCGTCTGAAAGGTCCATGTTGTAGAGCACAAGGGACATCAGACTGTCCTTCCACTGTGTTAGGAAAGTGGCATCGCTGGTCTGGATGCCCGAGAGGTCCAAGGCGGCCAGGGAGTTGAGTGGGCGAAGCAGTGACTCTACAGGGACGCCGTCGATCATGCGGCCCAGGTTGAGAAAGCGCAGGCGGCTGAAGCCCTCGAAGGTGAAGTCCTTGACCAGCACCTGGCAGGTGGGGTTGACCAGACACTCGTCCTCACAGCCGCCGGGGTTGTCCTCCTCATAGAAGATGTTGGCACAGCCGAAGAGGCTCAAGGACACCAGACTGTGTCTGAAGCTCCGCAGGGTCTGCAGGCTCTTGGCAGACAGCTTCTCACAGTTGGTCAGGTATAGCTCCACCAGGTCCTGGAGTAGCAGAGCAGCCTCAGCTCCTCTGCCCGCCCTGAGCCACCCCAGGCCTGGCTTCTGGGGATGGGTGGGGTCTCACCTGCTTTCGAATGGCTTCCAGGTCCTGGTCCTGCACCAGGTCCTCACGCAGGTGGATCCGAGTCAGCCGAGTGCTGCGGGGGTCTGAGAAAAGGCTGAAGAAGGTCTCATGGGGCTCAAAAGTGCAGGCGGCACTGACCAGGTCCACGTACCTTTGAGAGAAGCGAGCCTAGCTCAACGAGCACCAGGAGCCTGGGCTGCCTTTGGAAGCCGCATCCCAACCTGAGGGCTTATGACGTCACCCAGGCAACAGCCACCTCTCTTCACAGCATCAACTTAGACTCTATTATCCAAATGCCTCAGGGTCTAGGAATCTAAAGGTGGTCTTCAGGGTGACCACCAGTGATAGAGGGATACAAGGGGCCTCTTACCAACAGTAAGTCCCAAGCACTTCCTTCAAGCAGTCTGCCTAAATGCACACCTGCGCCCCTCTTCCTAGGCATGCCCCATCACACCGGTGTGCACTGACCTCAGCCACAGCACACTATGGTCTAGACTCATCTTTCCTTAGTCGCCTCTGGTGTCTGATCAATCCCTTCCAGGGCAGGCAAATCAAGTAACATGGCTTTGCACTTAACAGCTGCCTGTTGGGCAGAGTTTGAGCTGTTAGTGTGACCCTATCTAGCCAACACACCCATTTGTGCATGAATCCTAGGCTAGGGGCTTAGAGACATGGTCCAGCTGTTAAGAATACTtgttcttgctgggcagtggtggcgcatgcctgtaatcccagcactctgggaggcagaggcagacgggtttctgagtttgaggccagcctggtctacagagtgagttccaggacagccagagttcacagagaaaccctgtctcaaaaataccaaatccaaaaaaaaaaaaaaaaaaaaaagaatacttgttcttgcagagtaGTAGTGTTTAgctcctagcacctacatggtggctcttttaaaaaataaaagagggggctggagagatggctcagtggttaagagcactgactgctcttctgaaggtctgagttcaaatcccagcaaccacatgctggctcccaaccatctgtaatgagatctgataccttctggtggggtgtctgaagacaactacagtatacttacagataataaataagtaaatctttttttttaaataagtatttaaaaaataaaagagggctggagttatggttcagtggttaagagcactgggctgctcttccaggggtcctgagttcaattcccagcaatcacatggtggttctcgaccatctgtaatgaggcccgatgccctcttctggtctgtctgaagacagtatatttatataaaataagtgAATCACCTCAAAAGAAAGGAGCCAGTTGGGGAGTAGGTAGGTTGCACAtctctttaatcctagcacttaggaggcagaggcaggtggatctctgggttgGAGATGAGCCTGGTCAactgagtgagtttcaggtcaggtagggcttcacagagaaaccctgcctcaaaaacaaaaatgaaaagaggcAGGCACTGTACTGCACATCTTTAGCATTTGGGTGGCATAGCTGGGGGATCACAGAGTTTAAGACtgatctataaagtgagttccagaccagccaaggaACTGTGCAACcctctttgtttaaaaaaacaaaaccaaaaacacaatccagaaacaaactagaaaaggaaggaggaggaaaaagaaagatctgGAAGCTCCTGGCACTATGAAACCCAGAGCATCTCAGATGCTGGGCTGCTTCCGCCCGGGAACCTTTCACACATAAATGAACCTCCCTAGACTTTCTGTGAGATGCACTTGGCTCAGGTGCTAGGCTGACAAAGGGTTCAACCACATGCCTGGCCCACAGCGAATGCTGAGAACACATCAGAGCTTGTTTCCCTTGTGCTGTGGGCTCCCAGAGCAGTGGGGATCCACCAGGAGGCTGTATAAAGACCATCTGCGTGATTCCGTCTCTGAGCTTGACACACGTTTATGTGTGCTTTGTTCAGAGGTGCAGGTAcaggtgtgagcacacacacagggtAGCTCATAATGCCCTGATTTACATGCAGGATTTTATACTGACTTATCACTAATCACACGCATTCTGCTTCACACACACGCTCTGTGCTGCATAATCCTACAAGTTTACCTACTCCTTCATGCGTGCTGCCTGTGTACACACCAGTGCATATGCAACCATACCTCTGGTAACATACTCACGCCACTGTTGTCCCTCACCGGCACGCCACAGCCACTCCCCCCTTGCCCTGACCCGACACAGTCTTGATCTCCAGCTCATACGTCACCCCTCACATTGGGCTCCAACCCTGCCCCAGTCCTGGGAGACCCTTGCTCACTCATTGACCAGCTGGTCACAGATTTCACTGGGCAAGAAGATGTCTGGATGCAGCCGCAGGGTCTCCTTGTCCAGCAGGTAGCCCAGGGTGCCATCAAGATTCCGGAGACAGAAGTCAGTACAGAGGGCCATCAGGGACTCGGGTGTGTCGGACGCCATGCTGGGAGAAGGCAGCGAGGGCCCACAAGGGCAACTATGAATTACCAATAATCACAAGATCATTGGCAGAGCCACAGCCTGGGAAGGAGAAAAGCAGCCAAATGAGATGCAGATAAGAGCCCGTGTCTACTCGAGTGGTGAAGGGAAGtctcatccatccatgcatcacATTCAAATTAGGACCTTAAATTTTAGGCTgtacagacctgtaatcccagcacctgggaggcagggacaagaggatcaggagttccagaccagcctgagctatagactGAGGCCCTgactaaacaaaaagttgaataTTATTCAGTCACAAAAAATTCTCATATAACACTGGGTCACGCTAACTGAAGAAACCAATTATGAAGGTTACAACCATAGTACTTTCAAGGTTTAGCAAGTCTGCCTGCAGGACGATACCCAACAGAGGTGCTGTCTAAGTGTGTAAAcagagccagggagatggctcgtGGGTAAAGATGTCATGTCAAGCTTGACCTGAGCTCAAGCCCCAGAACACACAGTGAAAGAAAGCAGACACCCAGAAGTTGCCTTCTGATCTCCATGCAGGAGGGACTGTGGGAAGAGACCCTTGAATGTCCAC
It encodes the following:
- the Zer1 gene encoding protein zer-1 homolog isoform X1, with the translated sequence MASDTPESLMALCTDFCLRNLDGTLGYLLDKETLRLHPDIFLPSEICDQLVNEYVDLVSAACTFEPHETFFSLFSDPRSTRLTRIHLREDLVQDQDLEAIRKQDLVELYLTNCEKLSAKSLQTLRSFRHSLVSLSLFGCANIFYEEDNPGGCEDECLVNPTCQVLVKDFTFEGFSRLRFLNLGRMIDGVPVESLLRPLNSLAALDLSGIQTSDATFLTQWKDSLMSLVLYNMDLSDDHIRVIVQLHKLRHLDISRDRLSSYYKFKLTRKVLSLLVQKLGNLMSLDISGHMILENCSISKSDEEAGQTSTEPSKSSIMPFRALKRPLQFLGLFETSLCRLTHIPAYKVSGDKNEEQVLNAIEAYTEHRPEITSRAINLLFDIARIERCSQLLRALKLVITALKCHKYDKNIQVTGSAALFYLTNSEYRSEQSVRLRRQVIQVVLNGMESYQEVTVQRNCCLTLCNFSIPEELEFQYRRVNELLLGILSPTRQDESIQRIAVHLCNALVCQVDNDHKEAVGKMGFVVTMLKLIQKKLLDKTCDQVMEFSWSALWNITDETPDNCEMFLSFNGMKLFLDCLKEFPEKQELHRNMLGLLGNVAEVKELRPQLMTAQFISVFSNLLESKADGIEVSYNACGVLSHIMFDGPEAWGVCEPQRAEVEERMWAAIQSWDINSRRNINYRSFEPILRLLPQGISPVSQHWATWALYNLVSVYPDKYCPLLIKEGGMPLLRDLIKMATARQETKEMARKVIEHCSNFREENMDTSR
- the Zer1 gene encoding protein zer-1 homolog isoform X2, with protein sequence MASDTPESLMALCTDFCLRNLDGTLGYLLDKETLRLHPDIFLPSEICDQLVNEYVDLVSAACTFEPHETFFSLFSDPRSTRLTRIHLREDLVQDQDLEAIRKQDLVELYLTNCEKLSAKSLQTLRSFRHSLVSLSLFGCANIFYEEDNPGGCEDECLVNPTCQVLVKDFTFEGFSRLRFLNLGRMIDGVPVESLLRPLNSLAALDLSGIQTSDATFLTQWKDSLMSLVLYNMDLSDDHIRVIVQLHKLRHLDISRDRLSSYYKFKLTRKVLSLLVQKLGNLMSLDISGHMILENCSISKSDEEAGQTSTEPSKSSIMPFRALKRPLQFLGLFETSLCRLTHIPAYKVSGDKNEEQVLNAIEAYTEHRPEITSRAINLLFDIARIERCSQLLRALKLVITALKCHKYDKNIQVTGSAALFYLTNSEYRSEQSVRLRRQVIQVVLNGMESYQEVQRNCCLTLCNFSIPEELEFQYRRVNELLLGILSPTRQDESIQRIAVHLCNALVCQVDNDHKEAVGKMGFVVTMLKLIQKKLLDKTCDQVMEFSWSALWNITDETPDNCEMFLSFNGMKLFLDCLKEFPEKQELHRNMLGLLGNVAEVKELRPQLMTAQFISVFSNLLESKADGIEVSYNACGVLSHIMFDGPEAWGVCEPQRAEVEERMWAAIQSWDINSRRNINYRSFEPILRLLPQGISPVSQHWATWALYNLVSVYPDKYCPLLIKEGGMPLLRDLIKMATARQETKEMARKVIEHCSNFREENMDTSR
- the Zer1 gene encoding protein zer-1 homolog isoform X3, with amino-acid sequence MASDTPESLMALCTDFCLRNLDGTLGYLLDKETLRLHPDIFLPSEICDQLVNEYVDLVSAACTFEPHETFFSLFSDPRSTRLTRIHLREDLVQDQDLEAIRKQDLVELYLTNCEKLSAKSLQTLRSFRHSLVSLSLFGCANIFYEEDNPGGCEDECLVNPTCQVLVKDFTFEGFSRLRFLNLGRMIDGVPVESLLRPLNSLAALDLSGIQTSDATFLTQWKDSLMSLVLYNMDLSDDHIRVIVQLHKLRHLDISRDRLSSYYKFKLTRKVLSLLVQKLGNLMSLDISGHMILENCSISKSDEEAGQTSTEPSKSSIMPFRALKRPLQFLGLFETSLCRLTHIPAYKVSGDKNEEQVLNAIEAYTEHRPEITSRAINLLFDIARIERCSQLLRALKVQRNCCLTLCNFSIPEELEFQYRRVNELLLGILSPTRQDESIQRIAVHLCNALVCQVDNDHKEAVGKMGFVVTMLKLIQKKLLDKTCDQVMEFSWSALWNITDETPDNCEMFLSFNGMKLFLDCLKEFPEKQELHRNMLGLLGNVAEVKELRPQLMTAQFISVFSNLLESKADGIEVSYNACGVLSHIMFDGPEAWGVCEPQRAEVEERMWAAIQSWDINSRRNINYRSFEPILRLLPQGISPVSQHWATWALYNLVSVYPDKYCPLLIKEGGMPLLRDLIKMATARQETKEMARKVIEHCSNFREENMDTSR